The DNA region GAAAATACCAAGGCCGGTCTTGGGCAGGCTTTGCAGGGTATATTCGCTGCTGGGCGACCTCGCCGCGCGGGGGACGGAAACGATATCCTCCCGCGAGATCGGGGATTCTATTGGCGCCGGGTCGCATACGGTCCGCAAGGATTTCAGCTACCTGAGCGAGACCGGCGTGAGCGGGAGCGGTTTCGACACGCGAAGGCTCATGGGGGCCATCGCCGCGAGACTGGGGCTCGACAGGGGAAGCAGGGCGTGCGTGGTGGGACTCGACCAACTGGGCCTCGCGCTCATGGGACATCCTGGGTTCTTCAACAGCGGATTCACCATCGTGGCGGGGTTCGATTCCAACCTCAACCTGGTCGAGACGATCGAGGCGCGGGTGCCGGTCTTTCCCGCGTACGATATCCCCGAGGTGGTGCGCAGGGAGCGCATCGAGGTTGCCGTGATCACCGTCCCCGGGGCCGACATGCGCGAGCTGGCCGACCGGCTTGTGGAGGGAGGGGTGAAAGGGATCGTCAACCTGTCGCCCCGGGTGCTCAAGGCAAGGGATGCGTCGGTGCACGTGATCAACCTCGATTTTATCGGGGAACTCAGGATGCTCGCGGCGCTCCTGGCGCAGGGTGGGGCATAGGAGCCTTTTTTCGCATATTCAATCAGTGCCGAACACTGAGCAATTTCATACAAGGAGATACATCATGGCAAGAGTCTACAATTTTTCCGCGGGTCCCGCGATGCTTCCCGAAGCGGTGCTTAAGAAGGCTGCAACCGAGCTCGTCGAGTACGGCGCCTCCGGCATGTCGGTCATGGAGATGAGCCATCGCTCCAAGGAGTACGAGGCGAT from Spirochaetota bacterium includes:
- a CDS encoding redox-sensing transcriptional repressor Rex, whose protein sequence is MPSRLRNARGKIPRPVLGRLCRVYSLLGDLAARGTETISSREIGDSIGAGSHTVRKDFSYLSETGVSGSGFDTRRLMGAIAARLGLDRGSRACVVGLDQLGLALMGHPGFFNSGFTIVAGFDSNLNLVETIEARVPVFPAYDIPEVVRRERIEVAVITVPGADMRELADRLVEGGVKGIVNLSPRVLKARDASVHVINLDFIGELRMLAALLAQGGA